A window of Rhodothermales bacterium genomic DNA:
CCTGTCGGCGCTGTTCGATCTGAACAACGATTCGCTCTATACGGCACAGCATGGCATTACCGTCCGCGGTACAGGGCGTGTGCAGGAGAGCCACGTGTTCATGGATGCGTTCTTCCGGCAGACCGGGACGAACGCCACGGCGGTGTCCGATACGCGCTTCATTGGCACGACCCGGATCCGTGAACGGGTGAGCCTGGGCCGCGGGGTCCGGTTCGCAGGTACTGTTGTGGTGGAGGATACGCTCCAGAACGTACCGGGATGTGACTGCACCGGTACGGTCGAAGGCCACCTCATCAACGAAGGGACCATCCGGAATTCGCAGTCGAACTGGTGGCTGTACCTGAACCTCCAGGGCTCGGTCACGAACCGGGGCGTGGAATGGTCCAATCGCAGCAACTACCTGAACGGCGATGGCATGCGGACCTGGGATGCGCCCGGCGTGACGGCTCCCATGACCGTGAACGGAGGCAACATCGTGCTGACGGGGGACAACCGGATGTCCCGGTTCAACGTCACAGCGGCCAGTGGGCCGGTGGTGGCGTCCGGTGCCCGCTTCCAGGTGCCTCCGGGCAGCTCCGGTCGACTCTTGAATCATGGCGCCGTGTATGTGTACGAAGATGTATCGGCCGGCGGCACGTTCGGCCTGCATCTGTCCGATTTCCGCGTGGCTGCGGCGGCCTTCGATTCGCTCGAAGTCGTGCATCACGGAAACCAGGCTCCGTACTCGTTCTCGAATGCGGTGCGGTCGTACTGGACTATCCGGCGCGTGCCCGCCAGTGCGACGGGCGCCATCGAGTGGATGAACTTCGGCTATCTGGACGACCAACTCGGAAGCAACACCGAGACGGAGTTGCACGTGTTCCATTCGGAGGATGACGGCCGGACGTGGCGTCAGATTTCGTCGGAGGGCAATGTGGAACGGCATCCGGAATCGAACTACCTGCGCGTGCACAGCGTGCCGTCCAGTGGCCTGTTCGCGCTCTCGTCCGACCCCGACATGATCACGGTACTGCCGTCGGTCATCACGTCGGTCATCGGGCGCGACCAGATCCGGCTCGGTCCGCCGAACCGCTACACCATCCACTACGCCAACAACAGCGATGTCCCGACGGGCGACATGATCATGATGCTCCACGTCAACCGGAACATCCATATCGATCACATTGAGCCCTCGGCGCCGGAAGGTGTAAAGGCCGACTGGCTGTACCCAGAGGACTTCGCCATCTATGGCGATTCCACGGTAGCGCCGCCCGATACGGTGGCCTTCCTCATCCTGCAGAGCATGGCGCCGCGCGAAGAACGTTCCTTTGACGTCGTGCTCACGGCCTATCCGGATGGATACGGCAAGGGAATTGTCTTCGTCCCGGCCATCGGTGCCGTCGTATGGTGGGCAGCCGCCGGCCTGACGACCGCCTACGTCACGGACATGACCTTCAACGTGGTGGAAGAGTCGTTCGCGCGGACCGACGGCGCCCGTGCGGTCATCAGTGAGGCGTTCCGCAAGACGAACGCCAAGTGGTTCAGCTTTGAAAAACCGGCCACCGAGTTGGCGAAGGACCTGGCCCTGACGTGGGGGCAGGGCATCATCGGCGGTACGTTGGGCACGGCCGCGGTGGTAGCCGTCAAGGTCGGGGAGGGGCTGTTCAACTGGTTCGCGGCCATTGCCTGCGGCGGGGACCGCTATGTGAACGGTCGCCAGACCATCAGCGCCTGCATTGACAAGCCGGTCGAAAAGGTTACCTCATGGGATCCCAACGAAAAGGTCGGGCCTACGGGATACGGTCCGGGCGGGCATATGACCAGCGCCCAGCGCATGACCTATCAGATCCTGTTCGAGAACAAGGCCGAAGCCACGGCACCGGCGTGGAAGATCGTGATTGACGATACGCTGTCCGCCGCTTTCGATGCCAGCACGGCGCGGTTCGAAGGCGCGTCGCATGAGGGGTTCTCCTTCACCGTCGACGGCCAGGCCCTGCATTGGGAAATCACGGGCATTGAGCTGCCGCCGAACGTAACGCCTCCCGAAGGCGAGGGATACGTCTCCTTCTCGGTCGAAACCGTTCCGGGACTGGCCTCGGGCACCCCGCTCGAAAACCGGGCCGTCATCGTGTTCGATTTCAACCCGCCCATCATGACCAATACGTTCGTGAACACGCTGGACTTCCAGCCGCCCGTGACCACCATGGAGCCGCTGCCGGCCACGGTGACCGGCGGGGAACTGGTGGTCCGCTGGACCGCGACGGACGGTGACGGTGAATCGGGGGTGCACTCCACGAACCTGTTCATGTCGGTGGATGGCGGTGCCTTCCAGTCGGTGGGCGCCACGACGCCCGGTTCAGGCGCCACGTCCATGGCGGTTCCGGTTTCACCCCTGCATGAGTACCGGTTCTACGCCCTGTCGAAGGACCACGTAGGTAACGTGGAAACCGTGCGTCCGGCGCTGGCCACGGTCAGCGTGGTGAGCGGCGTGGCAACAGACAGCGGTGAGCAGCCCATTGAATTCGCGCTCGGACAGGCGTGGCCGAACCCGTTCAATGCCATGACCTCCATTGCCTACTCGGTGCCCGAAAGCGGTCGCACGCGCCTGGTCGTGTACGATGCCGTCGGCCGTCGCGTAGCCACGCTGGTGGACGGCGAGGTCCTGCCGGGCCGGTACAGTGTGCGCTGGGATGCCGGCAACGTCGCCAGCGGCGTCTACTTCTACCGCCTCACCCAGGGCTCGCGCGCCGAGTCCCGCCCGGTGGTGTTGTTGAAGTAGGGGAGACGGGGGCTCAGTTGCTTTACAAATACGTTTGTATACAAATACGATTGTATACAAACGTGTTTGTAATGCAGACGGAAGCGTCAGGTCTATCCCTTCCGTTGGCTCTTGATTTCGGGGCTGAGGATCTCCTCAAGGTAGACCTCAAGCGCAGCGGCCCAGTGGGCGTCGCGTGGATCCGCGGTGATGAGGATGAGCTGGGCACCGTCCATTGATTCCAGCCCGGACATTTTACCCCCCGTGTTATCCTGGATGTGCTCGAAAGCGCGTTTTCTCGCGTTGGTGAAATGGCGGCCGACCTTGATCACGTTGCTTCCGTCGGTCCAGACATAAACTCCGGGCCGGTAAACCCGTGGATCATTGGACGTTCGGGCATCGGACGGCTCCAGCACCAGGAACTCAAACTTGTGGGCCAAAGGACCGAACTCGCGGTTGAAGGCGAGTTTAACGCGTTGTACGGCCGTATTCATGTCATTGCTCGTTTGGCAAGAACTTCTGCCTGCGAGAAAAGCGCCATTTCCAGATCGTATAAGCGGAAATCGCGCGATGTATAGGTTCCAAGCAAGCGCAGGTAGTCGCCATAGGCTTTATCCCGCACAATCCGTCTCCAGGTGTGGGGAGCAGAGCACAGTTTTTTGACGGCGAATTCCGGGCGCGTTGAAAACCCACGCTTCCGTGATTGACTCCAGTCTCCCGTGGTCTTGTTTCGACCGGGCACGTACGGAAACGCCAGTCCACCCGTGACACCCGACAGCAATTGAATTGCATTCAAACTGACCGCCACTCTGGCATCATAAATGGCGTGGGAGTGAGGGTCTGCAATGGCCAGTACCTTGGAAAAGCTGGCAATTCCCTGAAGTGGTGTCTCTGGTCTACTGCTGGACATGCGCACCAGGTAACCATCAAGTGTGGCGGGCTTGTTACCACGGATGCCGCCCCAATCCTTGACTATCCATTCCAAAAGTTCGCGTCGACGATCTGGATTGCGTTGCCAGTGTTCATTCAAGGCATGTTTCAGGGCAACGTTTCGCTCATACGAATTGCGTCCAGCAACATTGTTCACAAATGTGGCACTTGATAGAGGGATGTCCCAATCATACGTGTCGGGAAGAGCCGGTACGCCGAGCCCGGAAAACAGTCCTTGGCCATGGAAAAACTTGTGGAACGCGTCGTGATGAGTCATTTCATAAAATTGGTTGAAGGAATGCGTATTCCGTCCTGAATACCTGCAGGATCCGCCCATCTCCAGCCGCAATAAACGCCTTTCTCATTATAGTAGTCATGATGTTCTCCGTACTTGCGGATGGATGAGACCCGAGTATAGCCATTGTGTTCTTCCGCGTAGCAAGGCTCGTCGAGTCGTGGAGAAGAAAGCGCGTAACAGGTTCCATAGATTGCCCGGTACACGTCTTTCTTTCTGACAGCTTTGCTTAATCTGATTCGGAATACTGGCGCAGGGTATCCTTCCAAGCGACCCTTCAAGACACGCAAGCCGAATTCAGCATCGGGAAAATCATCTTCCTGAAAGTTCAGAATGCCGTCATACAGGACCTCGATCTCTACAATTGTGGCATCCTGGCTGTCCTCTTCTTCCATTTCCCAAGCATTCCAGACAATGCTCAAGCTCAAATTATCACGCAGGTGACGCAACTCTTCAGTCGTGAAGTCATCCAGGATGCAGTCCCACTTGCGCATGGGTATCCGGATGATGAATTGATCGGATCGGCGCAGTTTCTTGCTCATGGGTCAGAGGTCTTGGACAGGAAGAGTACCGGCGGTTTTCATCAGCGGACTTTCTCAAGCTGTCCAATCTTCTCCCAATCTGGATTGGCCTTCAGGACGACGGCAATCATCATAATGTCGTTGCCGGGAGCCATGCTGCTGGCCAAGCGCATATCGGCGGTAATCTGATCGGGAGTGAGCTTGTACATGCCGCCAGCTGCAGCATCGACCACCAGACCGGGCAGACCGCCGAAAACAAGGTTGCCCCACACCCAGCCGCTGGTCTTGCGCGTCAATGTGGTCTCGAACAGCTGATACCCATCCAACTCAATCTGGATGAAGTGGGTGCTTTTTCGTTTAAGATCGAGAACGGCGGGCGTCGTTCCCATCTGTTGACCGTTGACCTTGATGGTGGCCTGGCTCGGCGTGCTTGATATGCCTATATCCTGCGTGGTGCCCTGCATGATGGTTCCGCAACCGAAAAGGAGGAAGGCCGAAAGGAGGGAGACGGAAAAGCGTGTCATGGTCATGACAATGGCCGTGGTTTGGTGAGTGATGAATGCCTAGCGTAAGACCCCGGGTGTGCAGGATGGCTTCACACCAGCGGGCAATTATTGTTGATGTTTCCAGTTTTCCAGGACAGCACGTCCCTTTCTTGAAAGGCGATATCGCTGCTGGACGCTACGCGTTAATTATGGTATGGTCATTCCAATGAGGCCGCTTTCCCGATCCGGCGGCCTGGGACGCCGAATAAACAGCGCTCCGATCCATCCCTTTACTTCCGGTCATAATGCCTTCGTCCGGTGGAAAGAGGTACGTCTTGGTGGTTTTCGGAGCACTGACGTCTATGACGCACTGAGAAGGTGCGCTGCTCTCAGACTTGGGCGCGTCTGAACTCCGAAGACGCTCCGCTCCTCAATTACGTCTCCCAGAGAGGTGCCACAGGCAAATGTGAGGCTTTGTGCCTTTCGAAGAGTGGCTGGGAGCTTGTTATTGATTCCCCGACGGAATTCAACGCAGCGCTGATTGCTCGTATCAAACAGACGATACAGATCTTCCAGCTGATGTTTCCAGATGAGGAGGCCTCGGGAGGGGTGGAGAAGTTCGTCGACGGTGGGAACCGAGACGAA
This region includes:
- a CDS encoding T9SS type A sorting domain-containing protein is translated as MTRRYSTLPLVSALFIFFSMVWMAPDARAQIQSVPAGGSWTDGATWVGGVVPGPNDHAVVRGTVSVGSNASVGAVTVEAGSILQNAVSTDRTLTVSGNVTNHGIIRNSVSNWWLTLRIGGNLVNNGEWSNYRTYVNGAGDQVMSQAAGMTFATPMTSEKPSGRLVATSGLDFSSSFYMAGDVLDMGGWPLTFRGGGFVDGGVITTMGILTQQAPTRSAAERTRFVGTTTIQQTVNMGRDNVFEGTVIVEGTLQNVSGCDCTTYVEGDVVNNGTVHNSVSNWWNYLRIHGNLTNNGVWSNQRTYLIGTGDQIVTQAAGTTFEGPIESLKESGTIRAGSNLDFSGHLDLNGDPMAMGANTLTFRGSGYVDDGVISMTGDLQQFDALRAATERTRYVGTVTIRQTVNMGRDNVFEGALVVADTLQNIPGCDCTTYVEGDVVNNGTIRNSITNWWNYLRIHGDVTNNGVWTNRRTYLIGAGEQTLTHGAGTTFEGDLESLKTTGFVRAGSDLDLSALFDLNNDSLYTAQHGITVRGTGRVQESHVFMDAFFRQTGTNATAVSDTRFIGTTRIRERVSLGRGVRFAGTVVVEDTLQNVPGCDCTGTVEGHLINEGTIRNSQSNWWLYLNLQGSVTNRGVEWSNRSNYLNGDGMRTWDAPGVTAPMTVNGGNIVLTGDNRMSRFNVTAASGPVVASGARFQVPPGSSGRLLNHGAVYVYEDVSAGGTFGLHLSDFRVAAAAFDSLEVVHHGNQAPYSFSNAVRSYWTIRRVPASATGAIEWMNFGYLDDQLGSNTETELHVFHSEDDGRTWRQISSEGNVERHPESNYLRVHSVPSSGLFALSSDPDMITVLPSVITSVIGRDQIRLGPPNRYTIHYANNSDVPTGDMIMMLHVNRNIHIDHIEPSAPEGVKADWLYPEDFAIYGDSTVAPPDTVAFLILQSMAPREERSFDVVLTAYPDGYGKGIVFVPAIGAVVWWAAAGLTTAYVTDMTFNVVEESFARTDGARAVISEAFRKTNAKWFSFEKPATELAKDLALTWGQGIIGGTLGTAAVVAVKVGEGLFNWFAAIACGGDRYVNGRQTISACIDKPVEKVTSWDPNEKVGPTGYGPGGHMTSAQRMTYQILFENKAEATAPAWKIVIDDTLSAAFDASTARFEGASHEGFSFTVDGQALHWEITGIELPPNVTPPEGEGYVSFSVETVPGLASGTPLENRAVIVFDFNPPIMTNTFVNTLDFQPPVTTMEPLPATVTGGELVVRWTATDGDGESGVHSTNLFMSVDGGAFQSVGATTPGSGATSMAVPVSPLHEYRFYALSKDHVGNVETVRPALATVSVVSGVATDSGEQPIEFALGQAWPNPFNAMTSIAYSVPESGRTRLVVYDAVGRRVATLVDGEVLPGRYSVRWDAGNVASGVYFYRLTQGSRAESRPVVLLK
- a CDS encoding PEGA domain-containing protein; this encodes MTMTRFSVSLLSAFLLFGCGTIMQGTTQDIGISSTPSQATIKVNGQQMGTTPAVLDLKRKSTHFIQIELDGYQLFETTLTRKTSGWVWGNLVFGGLPGLVVDAAAGGMYKLTPDQITADMRLASSMAPGNDIMMIAVVLKANPDWEKIGQLEKVR